CTAAGTGCTCTTCGACTAGTTCTGGCTCTAGCAGACCTTCCATCGCATCGCGGATGTCTTCCAGCAGCTTGTAGATCACGTCATAATCACGTACATCTACACCGAGATTATCGGCTGCTTGTCTGGCTCCTGTGGCCATGCTGGTGTTAAAGCCAATGATCACCGCATCACTAGCCGCGGCCAGTTCCACATCGTTTTCGGTGATCTCACCGGGCGCTGATAGCAGCACTCGGATTTGGACTTCTTCCTGGGGCAATTGCTCCAGCGAACCTAAGATCGCTTCGACTGAGCCCTGAACATCGGCTTTGAGAATTAGATTTAATTCCTTCAACTCGCCTTCTTGAGCCTGAGCTGAAACCGTGCCCAGGGTAACCCGGCGCGAAGACATGGTTTGTTGCAGGCGGGATTGACGTTGTTGCTCGGCTCGATCTGAGGCAAGCGACCTGGCCTTCTTCTCTTCGAGGTAGACCTGGAACTCATCACCAGCCGCTGGCACTTCATTGAGTCCCAATACTTCAACCGCAAAGGAGGGATCGGCCGCATCGACGCGCTCTCCGCGATCGTCGATCATGGCACGCACCTTACCAAAGACTGAGCCAGCCACAAACACATCACCGACCCGCAGCGTACCGTTTTGGACCAGGAAGGTGGCAACTGGGCCACGGGCTTTATCTAAGTGAGCTTCGATGATCGTACCGCGAGCAGTACGATCGGGATTGGCCTGCAAGTCTTCGATCTCGGCCACCAGCAAAATCATCTCTAGCAAGGTATCGAGGTTACTGCCTTCGATCGCACTGACTGGAACCATGATTGTTTCGCCGCCCCATTCTTCATCAACCAGGCCATATTCAGTTAGCTCCTGTCTGATCCGATCGGGTTGGGCTTCTGGCTTATCGACTTTATTAATCGCCACCACAATTGGTACATTGGCCGCCTTGGCATGGCTGATCGCTTCGATCGTTTGTGGCTGTACGCCGTCATCGGCTGCCACCACCAGGATCGCAATATCAGTCACCCTGGCACCACGGGCACGCATAGCAGTAAAAGCTTCGTGACCAGGGGTATCCAGGAACACCACTTGTTTTACGCCATCTTCATGCTCGACATCAACGTGATAAGCACCAATATGCTGGGTGATCCCACCGGCTTCGCCCTGAGCCACCTTACTTTCGCGGATCGAATCAAGGAGTGTGGTCTTACCGTGGTCAACGTGACCCATGATGGTCACCACTGGCGGACGGCGCACCAGACTTTCAATATCCTCAAGATCGATCATCTCGGTGATCTTACGCGCTGGCGCATCGGTTTCGATTTCCTCGACCTCATAGCCCAATTCTTCAGCTACCATCCTGGCGGTAGGCACATCTAGGGTTTGGTTAATATTTACCATCACCCCCTTCATGAATAGGGTTCTGATCACTTCGGTCTCAGAAACTAACATCTGGTCAGCTAGCTCTTGTACCGTGACGCTATCGCTCAATTCGATCAGTTCTGGTTTCTCAATTTGTTTTTCTGGTTGAGAGCTGCGGCGATCGCGGGCTGGTTTGCGGCTGGGCTTGGCCGGAATTGGTTTATTCTCTGCTCCCGTTGACCTGGCCTGTTTTGGTTTGGGTGGTCTAGCGGTAGGTCTGGCCGTAGATAGATTGCTGGCATCATCAAGATCGCCATTTTCTAGATCGTCATCAATATCATCGATGTCGTCTTCGATCACTTTATAGCGCTTAAGCCGATTGGGCTTTTTCGCGCGTACTTCCGTATCTTCTTCTTCTTCCTCTTCCCGCTTAGTTTTGCCTCGCTTGTTCACCTTGGCAGCAACGCGGCTCAATTTAATTGGGCGTTCTGGCGGCGCAGCTAACTCTAAGCCAGGTGGTTTGGCAGCTATTTCTGCCCCATCTGTCTCTGTTGCCTCATCGTCCTTGGCCACCGGTTTAGCAGTAGGTCGAACCGGAGGCTGCAGAATTTGCTGGGGTTTAGGTTCGGTTGGGGCGGTGATCCCACGCTCAATTAATACCGCATCTTTGACTGGCTTGGGGCGATGGAGTTGGGGACGAGCAGGCTGCTCTCGGTTGTTTTTAGGCGCACTGCCCACACTTA
The sequence above is a segment of the Pseudanabaena sp. PCC 7367 genome. Coding sequences within it:
- the infB gene encoding translation initiation factor IF-2 → MSISRVRVYELKRELDLETKEILGICDRLGIPVKSHSSTITEAEADRIRNFAQNRDQSAKLDKSEPEVAEPVSSANKESSTASASKQEILINTVSRPATIKQLQKPTAAEPPAPSRPVVVEPSPQEQAEPAVAATKPSKKNSKATTNTKGTAQNTDNGAIAKAPTSSSSAQLKQPPARPAESAGEVVEISEIAPANDQPELAKPPAAKAKSKAAQEAAPAANTASNAASKAEQNKAEQKPEATLAKKPELIKPVPRSTAIEQPAQTAAIAGNSSSSTSSTSSANPVSPTSSGKKASKTSKPGKSAEPDKTTISVGSAPKNNREQPARPQLHRPKPVKDAVLIERGITAPTEPKPQQILQPPVRPTAKPVAKDDEATETDGAEIAAKPPGLELAAPPERPIKLSRVAAKVNKRGKTKREEEEEEDTEVRAKKPNRLKRYKVIEDDIDDIDDDLENGDLDDASNLSTARPTARPPKPKQARSTGAENKPIPAKPSRKPARDRRSSQPEKQIEKPELIELSDSVTVQELADQMLVSETEVIRTLFMKGVMVNINQTLDVPTARMVAEELGYEVEEIETDAPARKITEMIDLEDIESLVRRPPVVTIMGHVDHGKTTLLDSIRESKVAQGEAGGITQHIGAYHVDVEHEDGVKQVVFLDTPGHEAFTAMRARGARVTDIAILVVAADDGVQPQTIEAISHAKAANVPIVVAINKVDKPEAQPDRIRQELTEYGLVDEEWGGETIMVPVSAIEGSNLDTLLEMILLVAEIEDLQANPDRTARGTIIEAHLDKARGPVATFLVQNGTLRVGDVFVAGSVFGKVRAMIDDRGERVDAADPSFAVEVLGLNEVPAAGDEFQVYLEEKKARSLASDRAEQQRQSRLQQTMSSRRVTLGTVSAQAQEGELKELNLILKADVQGSVEAILGSLEQLPQEEVQIRVLLSAPGEITENDVELAAASDAVIIGFNTSMATGARQAADNLGVDVRDYDVIYKLLEDIRDAMEGLLEPELVEEHLGQAEVRALFTVGKGVVAGCYVQSGKLIRNCKVRVLRKGEVITTGSLDSLKRMREDAKEVASGFECGVGIDRFASWQEGDIVDAYRMVTKRRTLKS